ATATTTGTTTGATTGGTATTTATAAAACTATTTTTAAGCACTATGCCTGAAATAATAGTTAAACCAATAAGACTTGCAATTATTAAACTTTTAGTTTTCATAAAATTCAATTTCTCTTTACGATTTTTTAAGAATTACAAAATTATATATTTTATAGCATATACATTCAATATTTTAAAATATCTTTTCATTAATTTTAAAAATGTTTTTATTAAGAGGACTTCTAATATTTAAATGCTTTATAATTTTGTAAAAAGTACTGTTAATACAGCTTACAAAAGTNNNNNNNNNNNNNNNNNNNNNNNNNNNNNNNNNNNNNNNNNNNNNNNNNNNNNNNNNNNNNNNNNNNNNNNNNNNNNNNNNNNNNNNNNNNNNNNNNNNNTATTTACGAGAATATGATTATTAAAATATTCACATTACATTTATTTGCTGTTCCGAATGATAGGATGAGCGCACTAAAGGTGCTGATTCAATGAGTTTTATGCCTTTGTTGTATGCATATTTTTTAAATTCAATAAATTTCTCGGGTTTTACAAACTCCACTAAATTATAATGTTCTTTTGATGGTTGGAGATATTGTCCGATAGTTAAAATATCAAGATTGACATTGCTTAGGTCATCAATTACTTCAAAAACTTCATCATCTTTTTCACCCAGCCCAAGCATAAATCCTGATTTGCTTTTTAAAGGTGATTTTGCTGTAAGTTCGATTTGCCTAAGACTTCTTTCATAATTTGCTTGAGGGCGTACTGTTTTATAAAGCCTTTTTACAGTTTCCATATTGTGAGAAACTATTTCGGGTTTTGTGTTTAAGATTAAATTTAAAGCATCAATATCATCATTCATATCAGGTATAAGAACTTCCATTGTAATTCCCGGATTCAATTTTCTTATTTCATTAATTGTTGTTGCCCAATGCAAAGCTCCTTTATCATTAAGGTCATCTCTTGTTACTGACGTAATTACACAATGTTTTAATCCCATTAATTTTACAGCTTTGGCAACTTTACTTGGTTCATTCGAATCTAATTCTTCAGCTTTGCCGGTTGAAACATTACAAAAAGTACAATTTCTTGTGCATCTTTCTCCTAAAATTAAAAATGTTGCAG
This window of the Bacteroidota bacterium genome carries:
- the lipA gene encoding lipoyl synthase; this encodes MNSDPRKIRKPYWLKTKLPTGKKYSNVKNIVNKYGLKTICQSGNCPNIAECWSDGTATFLILGERCTRNCTFCNVSTGKAEELDSNEPSKVAKAVKLMGLKHCVITSVTRDDLNDKGALHWATTINEIRKLNPGITMEVLIPDMNDDIDALNLILNTKPEIVSHNMETVKRLYKTVRPQANYERSLRQIELTAKSPLKSKSGFMLGLGEKDDEVFEVIDDLSNVNLDILTIGQYLQPSKEHYNLVEFVKPEKFIEFKKYAYNKGIKLIESAPLVRSSYHSEQQINVM